A single region of the Oncorhynchus keta strain PuntledgeMale-10-30-2019 chromosome 37, Oket_V2, whole genome shotgun sequence genome encodes:
- the LOC118370160 gene encoding activin receptor type-2A-like isoform X2, which translates to MGAASELAFAVFLISLSSGAILGRSETQECVYYNSSWEKERTNRSGIEPCYGDKDKRLHCFATWKNTSGTIEIVKQGCWLDDVNCYDSSECVETKESPDVFFCCCEGNMCNDKFLYSPDAQAVQTTSNPFHQKPQLFNTLLYSLVPIMGIAAIVLFSFWMYRHHKLAYPPVLVPTQDPLGPHTPPSPIMGQKPLQLIEVKARGRFGCVWKAQLLDDYVAVKVFPIQDKLSWQNEYEIYSLSGMKHENLLHFIGVEKRGNNMDIDLWLITAYHDNGSLTDYLKANVVSWNELCHISQTLARGLAYLHEDIPGLKDGHKPAVAHRDMKSKNVLLKNNLTACIADFGLALKFEAGKSAGDTHGQVGTRRYMAPEVLEGAINFQRDSFLRIDMYAMGLVLWELAARCTAADGPVDEYTLPFEEEVGQHPSLEDMQEVVVHKKLRPCLRECWQKHTGLVMLCETIEECWDHEAEARLSAGCVEERIIQMRRQTNIVAPEEIVTVVTMVTNVDFPPKESSL; encoded by the exons GTGCAATCCTGGGTCGCTCGGAGACACAGGAGTGCGTTTACTACAACTCCAGCTGGGAGAAGGAGCGAACCAACCGCAGTGGCATCGAGCCTTGCTACGGAGACAAGGACAAGAGGCTCCACTGCTTCGCCACCTGGAAAAACACCTCGGGAACCATCGAGATCGTCAAGCAGGGCTGCTGGCTGGACGATGTCAACTGTTATGACAG taGCGAATGTGTGGAGACGAAAGAGAGTCCGGACGTCTTCTTTTGCTGCTGCGAAGGCAACATGTGTAACGACAAGTTCCTCTACAGCCCCGACGCGCAGGCTGTCCAAA CGACCTCCAACCCGTTTCACCAGAAGCCTCAGCTGTTCAACACTCTGCTGTACTCTCTGGTGCCCATTATGGGCATCGCCGCCATCGTCCTCTTCTCCTTCTGGATGTACCGTCATCACAAGCTGGCATACCCGCCCGTCCTGGTGCCAACACAG GACCCACTGGggccacacacccctccctcgCCCATCATGGGGCAGAAGCCATTGCAGTTGATCGAGGTCAAAGCCAGGGGGCGCTTCGGCTGTGTGTGGAAGGCTCAGCTCCTCGACGACTACGTGGCTGTCAAGGTCTTCCCCATTCAG GACAAGCTTTCATGGCAGAACGAGTATGAGATCTACAGCCTGAGTGGGATGAAACACGAGAACCTGCTCCACTTTATCGGTGTGGAGAAGAGAGGCAACAACATGGACATAGACCTCTGGCTCATCACAGCCTATCACGACAAC GGCTCTCTGACTGATTACCTGAAGGCCAACGTGGTGTCGTGGAACGAGCTGTGCCACATCTCCCAGACCTTGGCCCGTGGCCTGGCCTATCTCCACGAGGACATCCCTGGGCTGAAGGACGGACACAAGCCCGCCGTCGCACACAG GGACATGAAGAGCAAGAACGTGCTTCTGAAGAACAACCTGACAGCCTGCATAGCGGACTTCGGCCTGGCCCTGAAGTTTGAAGCTGGGAAGTCAGCAGGAGACACCCACGGACAG GTGGGCACGAGGCGCTACATGGCCCCTGAGGTGCTGGAGGGGGCCATCAACTTCCAGAGAGACTCCTTCCTGAGGATAGACATGTACGCCATGGGGCTGGTGCTGTGGGAGCTGGCTGCTCGCTGCACCGCTGCAGACG GTCCTGTGGATGAGTACACACTGCCCTTCGAGGAGGAGGTCGGCCAGCACCCGTCTCTAGAGGACATGCAGGAGGTGGTGGTCCACAAGAAGCTACGGCCCTGCCTCAGAGAGTGCTGGCAGAAACACACA GGCCTGGTGATGCTGTGTGAGACCATCGAGGAGTGCTGGGACCACGAGGCCGAGGCGCGGCTCTCGGCGGGCTGCGTGGAGGAACGCATCATCCAGATGCGACGCCAGACCAACATTGTCGCCCCCGAGGAGATTGTCACCGTCGTCACCATGGTGACCAACGTGGACTTCCCTCCCAAAGAGTCCAGCCTATGA
- the LOC118370160 gene encoding activin receptor type-2A-like isoform X1: protein MGAASELAFAVFLISLSSGAILGRSETQECVYYNSSWEKERTNRSGIEPCYGDKDKRLHCFATWKNTSGTIEIVKQGCWLDDVNCYDSSECVETKESPDVFFCCCEGNMCNDKFLYSPDAQAVQSKSSSTSNPFHQKPQLFNTLLYSLVPIMGIAAIVLFSFWMYRHHKLAYPPVLVPTQDPLGPHTPPSPIMGQKPLQLIEVKARGRFGCVWKAQLLDDYVAVKVFPIQDKLSWQNEYEIYSLSGMKHENLLHFIGVEKRGNNMDIDLWLITAYHDNGSLTDYLKANVVSWNELCHISQTLARGLAYLHEDIPGLKDGHKPAVAHRDMKSKNVLLKNNLTACIADFGLALKFEAGKSAGDTHGQVGTRRYMAPEVLEGAINFQRDSFLRIDMYAMGLVLWELAARCTAADGPVDEYTLPFEEEVGQHPSLEDMQEVVVHKKLRPCLRECWQKHTGLVMLCETIEECWDHEAEARLSAGCVEERIIQMRRQTNIVAPEEIVTVVTMVTNVDFPPKESSL, encoded by the exons GTGCAATCCTGGGTCGCTCGGAGACACAGGAGTGCGTTTACTACAACTCCAGCTGGGAGAAGGAGCGAACCAACCGCAGTGGCATCGAGCCTTGCTACGGAGACAAGGACAAGAGGCTCCACTGCTTCGCCACCTGGAAAAACACCTCGGGAACCATCGAGATCGTCAAGCAGGGCTGCTGGCTGGACGATGTCAACTGTTATGACAG taGCGAATGTGTGGAGACGAAAGAGAGTCCGGACGTCTTCTTTTGCTGCTGCGAAGGCAACATGTGTAACGACAAGTTCCTCTACAGCCCCGACGCGCAGGCTGTCCAAAGTAAGTCGTCAT CGACCTCCAACCCGTTTCACCAGAAGCCTCAGCTGTTCAACACTCTGCTGTACTCTCTGGTGCCCATTATGGGCATCGCCGCCATCGTCCTCTTCTCCTTCTGGATGTACCGTCATCACAAGCTGGCATACCCGCCCGTCCTGGTGCCAACACAG GACCCACTGGggccacacacccctccctcgCCCATCATGGGGCAGAAGCCATTGCAGTTGATCGAGGTCAAAGCCAGGGGGCGCTTCGGCTGTGTGTGGAAGGCTCAGCTCCTCGACGACTACGTGGCTGTCAAGGTCTTCCCCATTCAG GACAAGCTTTCATGGCAGAACGAGTATGAGATCTACAGCCTGAGTGGGATGAAACACGAGAACCTGCTCCACTTTATCGGTGTGGAGAAGAGAGGCAACAACATGGACATAGACCTCTGGCTCATCACAGCCTATCACGACAAC GGCTCTCTGACTGATTACCTGAAGGCCAACGTGGTGTCGTGGAACGAGCTGTGCCACATCTCCCAGACCTTGGCCCGTGGCCTGGCCTATCTCCACGAGGACATCCCTGGGCTGAAGGACGGACACAAGCCCGCCGTCGCACACAG GGACATGAAGAGCAAGAACGTGCTTCTGAAGAACAACCTGACAGCCTGCATAGCGGACTTCGGCCTGGCCCTGAAGTTTGAAGCTGGGAAGTCAGCAGGAGACACCCACGGACAG GTGGGCACGAGGCGCTACATGGCCCCTGAGGTGCTGGAGGGGGCCATCAACTTCCAGAGAGACTCCTTCCTGAGGATAGACATGTACGCCATGGGGCTGGTGCTGTGGGAGCTGGCTGCTCGCTGCACCGCTGCAGACG GTCCTGTGGATGAGTACACACTGCCCTTCGAGGAGGAGGTCGGCCAGCACCCGTCTCTAGAGGACATGCAGGAGGTGGTGGTCCACAAGAAGCTACGGCCCTGCCTCAGAGAGTGCTGGCAGAAACACACA GGCCTGGTGATGCTGTGTGAGACCATCGAGGAGTGCTGGGACCACGAGGCCGAGGCGCGGCTCTCGGCGGGCTGCGTGGAGGAACGCATCATCCAGATGCGACGCCAGACCAACATTGTCGCCCCCGAGGAGATTGTCACCGTCGTCACCATGGTGACCAACGTGGACTTCCCTCCCAAAGAGTCCAGCCTATGA
- the LOC127916659 gene encoding uncharacterized protein LOC127916659 isoform X1, with protein MDSTRCVKRSTGMLAHVDSTRCGKRSTGMLAHVDSTRCVKRSTGMLAHVDSTRCVKRSTGMLAHVDSTRCVKRSTGMLAHVDSTRCVKRSTGMLAHVDSTRCVKRSTGMLAHVDSTRCVKRSTGMLAHVDSTRCVKRSTGMLAHVDSTRCGKRSTGMLAHVDSNASHSCVKLAGRSFGRWTVLECTRETVERERRSSVAVDTSVRLAPTTKPCSMLKNPLI; from the exons atggactctacaaggtgtgtaaagcgttccacagggatgctggcccatgttgactctacaaggtgtggaaagcgttccacagggatgctggcccatgttgactctacaag gtgtgtaaagcgttccacagggatgctggcccatgttgactctacaaggtgtgtaaagcgttccacagggatgctggcccatgttgactctacaaggtgtgtaaagcgttccacagggatgctggcccatgttgactctacaaggtgtgtaaagcgttccacagggatgctggcccatgttgactctacaaggtgtgtaaagcgttccacagggatgctggcccatgttgactctacaag gtgtgtaaagcgttccacagggatgctggcccatgttgactctacaaggtgtgtaaagcgttccacagggatgctggcccatgttgactctacaag gtgtggaaagcgttccacagggatgctggcccatgttgactccaatgcttcccacagttgtgtcaagttggctggaaggTCCTTCGGGAGGTGGACCGTTCTTGAatgcacacgggaaactgttgagcgtgaaagaCGCAGCAGTGTTGCAGTTGACACgtcggtgcgcctggcacctaccaccaagCCCTGttcaatgcttaaaaatcctctgatttaa
- the LOC127916659 gene encoding uncharacterized protein LOC127916659 isoform X2, whose amino-acid sequence MDSTRCVKRSTGMLAHVDSTRCVKRSTGMLAHVDSTRCVKRSTGMLAHVDSTRCVKRSTGMLAHVDSTRCVKRSTGMLAHVDSTRCVKRSTGMLAHVDSTRCVKRSTGMLAHVDSTRCVKRSTGMLAHVDSTRCGKRSTGMLAHVDSNASHSCVKLAGRSFGRWTVLECTRETVERERRSSVAVDTSVRLAPTTKPCSMLKNPLI is encoded by the exons atggactctacaaggtgtgtaaagcgttccacagggatgctggcccatgttgactctacaag gtgtgtaaagcgttccacagggatgctggcccatgttgactctacaaggtgtgtaaagcgttccacagggatgctggcccatgttgactctacaaggtgtgtaaagcgttccacagggatgctggcccatgttgactctacaaggtgtgtaaagcgttccacagggatgctggcccatgttgactctacaaggtgtgtaaagcgttccacagggatgctggcccatgttgactctacaag gtgtgtaaagcgttccacagggatgctggcccatgttgactctacaaggtgtgtaaagcgttccacagggatgctggcccatgttgactctacaag gtgtggaaagcgttccacagggatgctggcccatgttgactccaatgcttcccacagttgtgtcaagttggctggaaggTCCTTCGGGAGGTGGACCGTTCTTGAatgcacacgggaaactgttgagcgtgaaagaCGCAGCAGTGTTGCAGTTGACACgtcggtgcgcctggcacctaccaccaagCCCTGttcaatgcttaaaaatcctctgatttaa